From Paenibacillus sp. V4I7, one genomic window encodes:
- a CDS encoding phage tail protein, giving the protein MSYIVDFKNVSTVGLESSPVAEALAGLRANEARYFMNKYKHEFTVVPASESQENLDYVNRILKERDIAFAAKPLETSRFQVENIQFTYVFYEDGLGINVMYTVDDPKKRAVGFKLSEGMEVPKELEGKFKFARQKSKLAGTIRGSFFVIKGEY; this is encoded by the coding sequence ATGTCCTATATCGTCGATTTCAAGAATGTGTCTACGGTTGGTTTAGAGTCTTCACCTGTAGCAGAAGCGCTTGCTGGTTTACGTGCTAATGAAGCCCGGTACTTTATGAACAAATACAAACATGAATTTACGGTTGTACCAGCTAGCGAAAGTCAGGAGAACCTTGATTATGTGAACCGCATTTTGAAAGAACGTGATATTGCGTTTGCGGCCAAACCTTTAGAAACGTCGCGTTTTCAAGTGGAAAATATCCAATTTACCTACGTCTTTTATGAGGATGGTCTTGGGATCAATGTCATGTATACGGTTGATGACCCTAAGAAGCGGGCCGTTGGGTTTAAGCTTTCTGAGGGGATGGAGGTACCAAAGGAGTTAGAAGGGAAGTTTAAGTTTGCTAGGCAGAAGTCTAAACTAGCTGGAACAATTCGGGGCTCGTTTTTTGTAATTAAAGGAGAATATTAA
- a CDS encoding InlB B-repeat-containing protein — translation MNLYWKKARIMMLAFIAVFVMGGITGLFVFGGSQAYAAATSKWEPVGGAGFSAGETWDPSLFVYNGTPYVAYIEGNNNTVTVKKYSGSSWEPIGSPISTSWATAGSTSLYVDNGIPYVAYRDGLNSDKITVQTYNGSNWAPVGSAGISANVADFTSLYVDNGTPYVAFKDYGNARKATVITYNGSSWEPVGIAGFSAGEIFSTSLKVDNGTPYVAFTDAANSSKATVMTYNGSGWEPVGNAGFSPGGAEYVSLDIHEGIPYVAYTDYSNGRKLSAQKYNGSNWEYVGSAGFSGYLAGYVTLKIDNGTPYVAFMDAQYSDKATVKKYNGSSWETVLNPGFSTGSAVDLSMDIHDSIPYVLYSDYENSSKATLMKLKFNVVYDGNGSTGGAVPTDGSSYDKNANATMLGNTGNLVKTGQTFAGWDTAPDGSGTPYAAGDTLNVGTTGVTLYARWTVNSYTVAYDGNGAASGTAPASSSHNYNTDVTVPGNTGNLARTGYTFAGWNTAANGSGTNYGAGGSFTMGAADVTLYARWTVNSYTVAYDSNGATSGSVPASGSHNYNTSVAVQGNTGGLVKTGHTFAGWTTALDGSGTDYVASDIFTIGTANVTLYAKWTVNSYSVSYDSNGAESGIAPGSSSHNYNTGFTLPGNTGSLEKTGHTFAGWNTAADGSGTNNTAGAAYTMGAANVTLYAKWTINSYTVAYDGNGSTGGSGPATGSHNYNTSVTVLGNIGSLEKTGHTFAGWNTAADGNGTDNAAEDTFTMGAAGVTLYAKWTINSYTVAYDGNSATSGSVPIGSSHVYNSGITLPDNSGSLEKTGHMFAGWNTAADGSGTDYAVGGAYTIGAANVTLYAKWTVNSYSVTYDGNDTTSGSAPTVSNHVYNTVVTVPGNIGNLEKTGYTFAGWNTAGDGKGTNYTTSDAFTIGAANVMLYAKWTINSYTVTYDGNGATSGSTPVASNHDYNTVVTVVTDTGSLEKTGHTFVGWNTEVDGSGTTYAGSDTFTIGADHVTLYAKWTVNSYTVAYDGNGATSGNVPAISSHDFNTGVAVLGNTGSLEKTGHTFAGWTTTADGSGTTYVESDTFTIGAANVTLYAKWTANSYTVSYNGNGSTSGITPADNSHDYNTGITVPGNIGSLEKTGHTFAGWNTEADGSGTNYTAADTFSIGAADVTLYAKWIVNSCTVSFVSNGGSPVSVQTATYGSTTTKPSDSTKTGYTFAGWFTDIDLSVEFSFTTAITGDTTLYAKWTINSYTVSYDSNGSTGGGTPTGGSHDYNTSVTVLGNTGSLVKTGHTFEGWNATADGSGTNYTALDTFTIDAANVTLYAKWVVNRYTVTYNGNGAMSGNVPTDGSYDYNTSVAVPGNTGSLVKSGYTFAGWNTEADGSGTGYGAGAMFVMGTSNIALYAQWLNSNALLAGLFVDQGILSPSFSLSNLYYIVDMDNAVSNLNLSLLKENPTQTVSVTGAVYQSVTNAVYSYQVSNLIVGSNLIQIRVNAQDGTTNMYTVTVNRAAELSGNADLSNLALSNGALSPNFAPGTTAYTSSVANGVSSINVTASTQNSKAKITVNGNTVASGKASDAINLNVGNNPVTVVVTAENGTTKTYTIAVNRTSSNNSGESSSTPPTSTSGGIVNLKEGKLTLPAGKPGNVNLKDIVMVSIPAGATDQELILTLEQVLVIQNLLTEKDVPVSPIYEILKSFTENFLKPVTLTIAFDPASLKSNQTPAIFYFDEMNKEWVEVAGGKINGAYITVKVDHFTKFAVFAVEQASDESAKGQPGDIQFSDISGHWAGANIKQAVNGGIVTGYPEGTFKPDATVTRAEFAVMLMNTLKPQGEGAALAFTDTAAIGSWARKAVAQAKQAGIINGYEDGSFRPDAQMTRAEMAVMMANALNQSNEGSISTGFADDQGIPEWAKNAVAAIKKLGIVEGKGTNTFDPNANTTRAETVTVLLKIGVQRSG, via the coding sequence ATGAACTTGTATTGGAAAAAAGCAAGGATAATGATGTTGGCGTTCATTGCCGTTTTCGTGATGGGCGGTATTACGGGATTGTTTGTTTTTGGAGGAAGCCAAGCCTACGCAGCTGCTACAAGCAAGTGGGAACCAGTAGGCGGCGCCGGATTTTCGGCAGGTGAAACCTGGGATCCTTCGTTATTTGTGTATAACGGCACTCCCTATGTTGCTTATATTGAGGGAAATAATAACACGGTGACAGTGAAAAAGTATAGTGGGAGCAGTTGGGAGCCGATAGGGAGTCCCATAAGTACGTCATGGGCTACCGCCGGATCCACTTCACTGTATGTAGATAACGGAATCCCTTATGTTGCTTATAGAGATGGATTAAATTCCGATAAGATTACGGTGCAAACATACAATGGAAGCAATTGGGCACCGGTAGGAAGCGCCGGAATTTCGGCAAACGTTGCTGATTTCACATCGCTATATGTGGATAACGGCACCCCTTATGTCGCGTTTAAGGATTATGGAAATGCAAGAAAGGCCACAGTGATTACATATAATGGAAGTAGCTGGGAACCTGTTGGCATTGCCGGATTTTCGGCAGGCGAAATCTTTAGCACATCGTTAAAGGTGGATAACGGCACCCCTTATGTCGCTTTTACGGATGCCGCAAACTCATCGAAGGCCACGGTGATGACATATAATGGAAGCGGTTGGGAACCGGTAGGAAATGCGGGATTTTCGCCGGGCGGGGCCGAATATGTATCGCTGGATATCCATGAGGGCATCCCATACGTCGCTTATACGGATTATTCGAATGGCAGGAAGCTTTCAGCACAAAAGTATAATGGAAGTAACTGGGAATATGTGGGTAGCGCCGGTTTTTCAGGATACTTAGCCGGGTATGTAACGCTAAAAATCGATAACGGCACCCCTTATGTCGCATTTATGGATGCTCAATATTCTGATAAAGCCACGGTAAAGAAGTACAACGGGAGCAGTTGGGAGACGGTTCTTAACCCCGGATTTTCGACAGGTTCGGCGGTAGACTTATCGATGGATATTCACGATAGCATCCCTTATGTGCTTTATTCCGATTATGAAAATTCCTCTAAAGCTACTCTGATGAAACTGAAATTCAACGTTGTTTACGACGGCAACGGCAGTACGGGGGGGGCTGTACCGACAGACGGCAGCAGCTATGACAAAAACGCCAATGCCACGATGCTGGGGAATACCGGAAATCTGGTAAAGACGGGCCAAACGTTCGCGGGATGGGATACGGCGCCGGACGGAAGCGGGACGCCTTATGCCGCGGGAGACACGTTAAACGTCGGTACGACCGGCGTGACGCTGTATGCGAGGTGGACGGTCAACAGCTACACGGTCGCATACGACGGCAACGGCGCTGCGTCCGGCACCGCACCCGCTTCCAGCAGTCATAACTACAACACCGACGTTACGGTGCCGGGCAACACGGGAAATCTGGCTAGGACGGGATATACATTTGCAGGCTGGAATACGGCGGCGAACGGAAGCGGAACGAACTATGGGGCAGGAGGCTCATTTACGATGGGGGCGGCGGATGTGACGCTGTACGCGAGGTGGACGGTCAACAGCTATACGGTCGCCTATGACAGCAATGGCGCTACGTCCGGCAGCGTGCCCGCCTCCGGCAGTCATAACTATAACACCAGCGTTGCCGTACAAGGCAACACCGGAGGTCTGGTGAAGACGGGCCATACGTTTGCCGGGTGGACGACGGCGTTAGACGGAAGCGGAACTGATTACGTTGCTTCCGACATATTTACGATCGGCACGGCCAATGTGACATTGTATGCGAAATGGACGGTTAACAGCTATTCGGTCTCTTACGACAGTAACGGCGCTGAGTCCGGCATCGCGCCTGGCTCCAGCAGTCATAACTACAATACGGGCTTCACGTTGCCGGGCAACACCGGAAGCTTGGAGAAGACGGGCCATACGTTCGCGGGGTGGAATACGGCGGCAGACGGAAGCGGAACGAACAATACCGCCGGAGCAGCTTATACGATGGGTGCAGCGAACGTGACACTGTACGCGAAGTGGACAATTAACAGCTACACGGTCGCCTATGACGGCAACGGCAGTACGGGAGGAAGTGGGCCCGCCACCGGCAGCCATAACTACAACACTAGCGTCACGGTATTAGGCAATATAGGAAGTCTGGAGAAAACGGGCCATACGTTCGCGGGGTGGAACACGGCGGCGGATGGAAACGGAACGGATAACGCAGCCGAAGATACGTTTACGATGGGTGCGGCGGGCGTTACGTTGTACGCGAAATGGACGATTAACAGCTACACGGTCGCCTACGACGGCAACAGCGCTACGTCCGGCAGTGTGCCAATTGGCAGCAGCCACGTTTACAACAGCGGCATCACGTTACCGGACAACTCCGGCAGTCTAGAAAAGACGGGCCATATGTTCGCGGGCTGGAACACGGCGGCGGACGGAAGCGGAACGGACTACGCCGTTGGAGGAGCCTATACGATAGGCGCGGCGAACGTGACACTTTACGCGAAGTGGACGGTCAACAGTTATTCGGTAACCTACGACGGCAACGACACTACGTCCGGCAGCGCGCCGACCGTTAGCAACCATGTTTATAACACCGTTGTCACGGTGCCGGGCAACATAGGAAATCTGGAGAAAACAGGTTATACGTTCGCGGGCTGGAATACGGCGGGTGATGGAAAAGGAACGAACTACACAACGTCAGACGCTTTTACCATCGGTGCGGCCAATGTGATGCTTTACGCGAAGTGGACGATCAACAGCTATACCGTTACCTATGACGGCAATGGTGCTACGTCCGGCAGTACGCCCGTCGCCAGCAACCATGATTACAACACGGTCGTTACCGTGGTGACCGACACTGGAAGTTTGGAGAAGACGGGCCATACGTTCGTGGGTTGGAACACGGAGGTGGACGGAAGCGGAACGACCTACGCTGGATCCGACACATTTACGATCGGTGCGGATCATGTGACGTTATACGCAAAGTGGACGGTTAACAGCTACACAGTCGCTTACGACGGGAATGGTGCTACGTCCGGCAACGTGCCCGCCATCAGCAGCCACGACTTCAACACGGGTGTCGCGGTGCTTGGAAATACGGGAAGTCTCGAGAAAACAGGTCATACGTTCGCGGGGTGGACTACGACTGCAGATGGTAGCGGAACGACCTACGTTGAATCCGACACGTTTACAATCGGTGCGGCTAATGTGACGCTTTACGCGAAGTGGACAGCCAACAGCTACACGGTAAGCTATAACGGCAACGGCTCTACGTCTGGCATCACACCTGCCGATAACAGCCATGACTACAACACCGGTATCACGGTGCCGGGAAATATCGGGAGTTTGGAGAAGACGGGCCATACGTTCGCAGGATGGAATACGGAGGCGGACGGAAGCGGAACGAATTACACTGCGGCCGACACGTTTTCGATCGGCGCAGCAGACGTGACGTTATACGCAAAGTGGATAGTCAACAGCTGCACGGTGAGCTTCGTAAGCAACGGCGGTTCGCCGGTGAGCGTTCAAACGGCAACTTACGGAAGCACGACAACTAAGCCCAGCGATTCGACCAAGACAGGGTATACGTTTGCCGGATGGTTCACAGACATCGATTTATCAGTGGAATTTTCGTTCACAACGGCGATCACAGGCGATACAACGCTGTACGCGAAGTGGACGATTAACAGCTACACCGTAAGCTATGACAGCAACGGCAGCACAGGCGGCGGCACTCCGACTGGCGGAAGTCACGACTATAACACAAGTGTCACCGTATTAGGTAACACAGGAAGCTTGGTCAAAACGGGTCACACGTTCGAGGGGTGGAATGCAACGGCGGACGGAAGTGGAACGAATTACACCGCATTAGATACGTTTACGATCGATGCAGCAAATGTGACGCTGTACGCGAAGTGGGTCGTCAACCGCTATACGGTTACCTATAATGGCAACGGTGCTATGTCCGGCAACGTACCAACCGACGGCAGTTACGACTACAACACAAGTGTTGCTGTACCTGGCAACACCGGAAGTCTGGTAAAGTCGGGTTACACGTTTGCGGGTTGGAATACGGAGGCAGACGGAAGCGGAACGGGTTACGGCGCTGGAGCTATGTTCGTTATGGGAACGTCCAATATCGCATTATATGCCCAATGGCTTAACAGCAATGCGCTGTTAGCCGGTTTATTTGTAGACCAAGGTATATTATCGCCTTCGTTTTCATTATCGAATTTGTATTACATCGTGGATATGGATAATGCGGTATCCAATCTAAATCTATCTTTATTAAAGGAAAACCCGACTCAAACCGTATCGGTAACAGGAGCCGTATACCAGTCGGTAACTAATGCGGTGTATTCCTATCAGGTGTCTAACCTTATTGTGGGTTCGAACCTGATTCAGATTAGGGTAAATGCCCAGGACGGCACGACGAATATGTATACGGTAACCGTGAACCGTGCCGCAGAACTAAGTGGCAATGCGGATTTGAGCAACTTGGCGCTATCGAACGGCGCGTTAAGTCCGAATTTTGCACCAGGGACAACGGCCTACACGTCCAGCGTGGCGAACGGTGTATCCAGCATTAACGTGACAGCAAGCACACAGAATAGTAAAGCTAAAATAACTGTAAACGGAAATACGGTTGCAAGTGGCAAGGCAAGTGACGCCATCAACCTGAATGTAGGCAATAATCCGGTCACTGTCGTCGTGACAGCAGAAAACGGTACGACCAAAACCTATACCATTGCCGTGAACCGCACTTCCAGTAATAATAGCGGAGAGAGCAGTTCAACACCACCAACATCCACGAGTGGCGGCATAGTGAACTTAAAAGAAGGTAAATTAACGCTTCCCGCAGGTAAACCGGGCAACGTTAATTTGAAGGATATCGTCATGGTCTCCATTCCGGCAGGTGCCACGGACCAAGAACTGATATTGACCCTAGAACAGGTACTCGTAATACAAAATCTGCTAACGGAAAAAGACGTTCCGGTCAGCCCGATTTATGAGATTCTGAAAAGCTTCACGGAGAACTTCCTTAAACCGGTTACGCTGACTATCGCTTTTGATCCGGCAAGTTTAAAGAGCAATCAAACGCCCGCCATATTTTATTTTGACGAAATGAATAAGGAATGGGTAGAAGTTGCCGGTGGCAAGATAAACGGCGCATACATCACTGTAAAGGTGGATCACTTTACGAAATTTGCGGTATTCGCTGTGGAGCAAGCTTCTGATGAGTCCGCGAAGGGGCAACCGGGAGATATACAATTTAGCGATATCTCCGGACATTGGGCAGGGGCAAACATCAAGCAAGCTGTAAACGGAGGAATCGTCACCGGATATCCGGAGGGCACATTTAAGCCGGATGCAACGGTAACGCGTGCGGAATTTGCCGTAATGCTGATGAATACGCTGAAGCCGCAGGGGGAAGGAGCGGCACTTGCTTTCACGGATACAGCGGCGATCGGGTCTTGGGCACGGAAAGCGGTCGCGCAAGCTAAGCAAGCAGGAATCATTAACGGCTATGAGGACGGTAGTTTCCGTCCGGACGCACAAATGACACGTGCAGAGATGGCAGTGATGATGGCAAATGCGTTGAATCAGTCTAATGAAGGAAGTATCTCGACCGGCTTCGCCGATGACCAAGGTATTCCAGAGTGGGCGAAAAACGCGGTAGCAGCGATTAAGAAGCTCGGCATAGTAGAGGGCAAAGGGACAAACACCTTCGATCCTAATGCGAACACAACTAGAGCAGAGACTGTAACGGTTCTTTTAAAAATTGGTGTTCAGCGATCAGGTTGA
- a CDS encoding glycosyl hydrolase family 28 protein has translation MSKETKLITYPGPSGLAENHDFTVRARPAGGEWEQLFVYDVKVDMHQVRHASMAMFDCSGTTEIEVTKNERTVNDCVIRPLSRGVSYTLNGNTITFTIDGPQKLSVEVNGDRFHNLHLFANPLEQDAPSPDEPGVAFVKPGIHRTEDLLALLTAAGTDGCETHTLYFGPGMHHLEEVILRIPSRKTVYIAGGAAVAGSMVCDSVSDVTVRGRGVLYLTEFGRFSAFRGVRIIFSKRIRVEGIALIDPPHYSIYIGKSEQIRIANFKAFSTKGWSDGIDMMASSDIEIEDVFMRNSDDCIAVYASRWDYQGDTRNVVIRNSVLWADVAHPMNIGGHGNHHKGDVIENIMFENIDVLEHHEPQPDYRGCMSINAGDNNTVRNVTYRNIRVEPFELGQLFDIRVLFNPKYNPVPGKRIEHIHYENISCAGDCSNPSRIGGYDADRTVEHIVFKNVTINGKPVTDAESGNIRVLPFAGNIRFE, from the coding sequence ATGTCAAAGGAAACAAAGCTAATTACGTATCCGGGCCCCTCGGGGTTAGCGGAAAATCACGATTTCACGGTCAGGGCAAGACCGGCGGGCGGCGAATGGGAGCAGCTCTTCGTCTATGATGTCAAAGTCGACATGCATCAGGTCCGGCATGCCTCCATGGCGATGTTCGATTGCTCGGGTACGACTGAGATTGAGGTTACGAAGAACGAGAGGACAGTAAACGACTGCGTGATTCGTCCGTTGTCGCGCGGTGTTTCTTACACGCTTAACGGCAACACGATCACTTTTACCATTGACGGCCCGCAAAAGCTGTCGGTGGAAGTGAACGGTGACAGGTTCCATAATTTGCATCTGTTTGCCAATCCGCTCGAGCAGGATGCGCCGTCCCCTGACGAGCCGGGCGTCGCTTTCGTCAAGCCGGGCATCCACCGGACCGAGGACCTTCTTGCGCTGCTGACGGCTGCGGGAACAGACGGCTGCGAGACGCATACGCTCTATTTCGGACCAGGCATGCATCATTTGGAGGAAGTGATTTTGCGCATCCCGTCGCGGAAGACGGTTTACATAGCCGGCGGAGCGGCGGTCGCGGGCTCTATGGTCTGCGACTCCGTCAGCGATGTCACTGTCCGCGGTAGAGGCGTTCTTTACTTGACTGAATTCGGGCGTTTTTCCGCTTTCCGCGGGGTGCGTATCATCTTCTCCAAGCGGATTCGCGTCGAGGGAATTGCACTTATCGATCCTCCGCATTACAGCATCTATATCGGCAAGTCCGAGCAGATCCGGATTGCGAACTTTAAAGCGTTCAGTACGAAAGGGTGGTCGGACGGGATCGATATGATGGCCAGCTCGGATATCGAGATCGAGGACGTATTTATGCGCAATTCCGACGATTGCATCGCGGTTTACGCCAGCCGTTGGGATTATCAGGGAGACACGCGGAATGTTGTCATCCGCAATTCCGTCTTATGGGCTGACGTGGCTCATCCGATGAACATCGGCGGGCACGGCAATCACCATAAGGGGGACGTCATTGAGAACATCATGTTCGAGAATATCGATGTGCTCGAGCATCATGAGCCGCAGCCCGACTATCGGGGCTGTATGTCGATTAATGCCGGCGATAACAATACGGTTAGAAATGTGACCTACCGGAACATCCGGGTTGAACCGTTCGAGCTCGGACAGCTGTTCGATATCCGCGTGCTCTTCAACCCGAAGTACAATCCAGTGCCGGGCAAACGGATCGAACATATCCACTACGAGAATATTTCCTGCGCCGGGGACTGCTCCAATCCGTCGCGGATCGGCGGATACGATGCGGACAGGACAGTCGAGCATATCGTATTCAAGAATGTCACAATCAACGGGAAGCCGGTGACGGACGCCGAATCGGGCAACATCCGGGTGCTTCCGTTTGCTGGCAACATCCGTTTTGAATAA
- a CDS encoding beta-galactosidase has product MDKTIPGEKFDLGVCYYPKHWPEQMWADDYKRMREIGFTIVRMGEFAWNSRMLISISQ; this is encoded by the coding sequence GTGGACAAAACCATTCCGGGAGAGAAATTTGATCTGGGTGTGTGCTACTACCCCAAGCATTGGCCGGAGCAGATGTGGGCCGATGATTACAAGCGGATGCGGGAAATCGGCTTTACCATTGTGCGTATGGGGGAGTTTGCATGGAATTCGCGGATGCTAATTTCAATATCACAGTGA
- a CDS encoding helix-turn-helix transcriptional regulator, giving the protein MSENNRLRDVFDAIADPTRRRLIRLLAEAEELPLHELTAQFQMGRTAVSKHLTILKEAGLVLDRKVGRETRFRLNASPLKEIQDWVAFYSKFWSANMLRLKQLLEEEEE; this is encoded by the coding sequence GTGAGTGAGAACAACCGGTTGCGGGATGTGTTTGACGCGATTGCAGATCCAACTAGGCGCCGACTGATTCGTCTGTTAGCAGAGGCAGAGGAGTTACCGCTTCATGAATTAACGGCACAGTTTCAAATGGGCCGCACAGCGGTATCCAAGCATCTGACAATCCTTAAAGAGGCCGGACTGGTACTTGACCGAAAAGTTGGCAGAGAAACGCGATTTAGGCTAAACGCCTCCCCACTCAAAGAAATTCAAGATTGGGTGGCTTTCTACAGCAAGTTCTGGAGTGCGAATATGTTGCGCTTAAAACAACTATTAGAGGAGGAAGAAGAATGA
- a CDS encoding SRPBCC domain-containing protein, with the protein MSLTLNMDFQFTTSIEKLWSALTDSSKLAKWVANIHTGQAMENDFKPVVGHRFQFRTQPTEYWNGIIEGEVLIVEEPNRLSYTWASGEKHTVTWTLQDLGDEKVNLHLEQTGISNEPALGGAKYGWSKWCGGLEKVLEQ; encoded by the coding sequence ATGAGTTTAACATTAAATATGGATTTTCAGTTTACGACTTCGATCGAGAAGCTTTGGTCGGCCTTAACCGATTCAAGCAAGCTTGCCAAGTGGGTGGCCAACATCCACACCGGTCAAGCGATGGAGAATGATTTTAAGCCCGTCGTAGGACACCGTTTTCAGTTTCGAACTCAGCCGACCGAATATTGGAATGGGATTATTGAAGGCGAAGTGCTTATCGTGGAGGAACCAAATCGGTTGTCCTATACTTGGGCCAGCGGAGAGAAGCACACGGTCACCTGGACGCTGCAGGATTTAGGGGATGAAAAGGTTAACCTTCATCTCGAACAAACTGGAATCTCAAATGAACCAGCACTAGGTGGAGCGAAGTATGGCTGGAGTAAATGGTGTGGCGGTCTTGAGAAGGTGTTGGAACAGTAA
- a CDS encoding DoxX family protein, translated as MSKIIGAETTTKVEAQSRGKMIAYWTVTLLLAAAVMLSGIGQLMQIGGNTELVTNLGYPLYVLTILGIWKVLGAIAVVVPGFPRLKEWVHSGIFFLMTGAALSHVFANDYGDYGFYIILPLSYAALNFASWALRPKSRML; from the coding sequence ATGAGTAAGATTATCGGTGCGGAAACAACCACGAAAGTAGAAGCCCAGTCACGGGGGAAAATGATTGCTTATTGGACAGTCACATTGCTGCTCGCTGCAGCTGTTATGTTAAGTGGTATCGGGCAACTGATGCAAATTGGGGGAAACACCGAGTTAGTGACGAATCTTGGTTACCCATTATACGTATTGACTATTCTTGGGATTTGGAAAGTGCTTGGAGCCATCGCTGTCGTCGTGCCGGGTTTTCCTCGGCTTAAAGAATGGGTTCACTCTGGTATCTTCTTTTTAATGACGGGTGCAGCTTTATCACATGTGTTTGCTAACGATTATGGCGATTACGGGTTTTATATTATCCTCCCGCTTTCATACGCTGCACTAAATTTCGCCTCGTGGGCGCTGCGCCCGAAGAGCCGCATGCTTTAA
- a CDS encoding alpha/beta-type small acid-soluble spore protein has protein sequence MARNNTLVVPQARAALNQLKVEIAQELSIPFQPNAYNGNLTTRDAGAIGGNITKRLVQIAEQQLQGFNR, from the coding sequence ATGGCTAGAAACAACACATTAGTAGTTCCACAAGCAAGAGCTGCTTTAAATCAGTTGAAGGTTGAAATTGCTCAAGAACTTTCAATTCCATTTCAACCAAATGCATATAACGGAAACCTCACTACACGCGATGCAGGTGCCATTGGTGGCAACATCACAAAGAGATTAGTACAAATAGCTGAACAGCAATTGCAAGGCTTCAATCGCTAA